In the Microcebus murinus isolate Inina chromosome 14, M.murinus_Inina_mat1.0, whole genome shotgun sequence genome, one interval contains:
- the LOC105863689 gene encoding transmembrane protein 72 isoform X2, translating into MLIVTGLAYFLLSKRKKRKAAPEVPAPPEQYTDPSGSAVSTTGSGDTEQTYTFHGALKEGPGSFFIHMKSILKGAKKPTALPPPDALTELSLEPADSLAEKKQVHFEDNVVRIIPSLADSLDEGDSEAEETTSDTAPIVPPAQAPLLLSSLTATGLF; encoded by the coding sequence ATGCTCATCGTCACCGGCCTGGCCTACTTCCTGCTGAGCAAGCGGAAGAAGAGGAAAGCTGCCCCCGAGGTGCCGGCCCCCCCAGAGCAGTACACAGACCCCTCCGGCAGCGCCGTGAGCACCACCGGCTCTGGGGACACGGAGCAAACCTACACCTTCCATGGCGCCCTCAAGGAGGGGCCCGGCTCCTTCTTCATCCACATGAAGAGCATCCTGAAGGGGGCCAAGAAGCCCACCGCCCTCCCGCCCCCAGACGCCCTGACGGAGCTGAGTCTGGAGCCAGCCGACTCGCTGGCCGAGAAGAAGCAGGTGCACTTTGAAGACAATGTGGTGCGAATCATCCCGTCCCTCGCAGACAGCCTGGACGAGGGGGACAGCGAGGCAGAGGAGACCACCTCCGACACCGCCCCCATCGTCCCTCCCGCCCAGGCCCCACTCCTCCTGTCTTCTCTTACGGCCACTGGCCTGTTCTGA